The genomic window CTGGCACGCTACTATTCGGTAACTGTTCGCGCTAGGGATCAGGTTCGGCCGCTTTTTAGTTCCTTGACCTGGAAATGACACTATTATTGACAATTAAACAAAatcattacataaatatattacatagCTAATATCCCaaaggggtagacagagaccaaagaacaaattaaaaaaaatatatattgtccATCATTTACTTTGACCACCAACACTCGTGATATAATTGATTTTAGTCTTAGGTAAATCAGTCTCATTAGTCGCACACTGAGTATTGAGAGTtaagataagaaaaaataacccattacttTGCCATcactgggcaaggatctcctcccggatTGAGGGACAGGCTATTACCTTCGTATAATAAGAGCAAAAGCAACAATTTTTGATATGATAATTACGATTGAATCCCGTCAAAAGGTCATCGTTACGAATAAAGACAAACGTGGGCAGCTAGTAATCCTATGACGGGactttttcaaatttaaatgtgTGCAAAATGCTCTCAAATGCAAGAGAACCTTACCTTTCTTAATgggtaaaatataataagggTCGTAGTTCCCCGCAAGATGTGCAAGAAGCTCCCGTTTTTCAAGTCCAGTAGCGAGATCGATCGGGCTGAACATGCCGTAAAGGCGCGAGCACGCCCGACGAAGGCAGCCTACTGGCCTTAACCATGACATTTTACACCTGACAAACAGTAAAATATCTGTAGGACTTTGAGATAATATTATGCTTGTTATATTTCAATGGTAGAGCATTAACCTAATGAGAATTAAAGACCGTTGCCGTCAGTTGCACTATTCTGGTGATGCGATCAGTGGATCAGCAACGCATGACACAGACATTGGATAGATGGGTAATCACCAGATTGCATAACTTTGGTACCTACGATGTTGGACATCAACCATAAAATAATGTAACCGTAAAATAATCATAAGTTATTGTACTTCGATTTTTAGAGACATACTAAATACATTGTatacatactaaataaataaataaatatttgtagttttaaatttaggGTGGCTTTTTAGTAATCTATTAATCCATTGCGGTGATTCCAGATATGACTCACTTATTTTACTGGCTTCTTTATCTACAGATAGTGGAATGGAGGGTAATAGACTtaccaataatatatttaaaactaaaagcaGCCTCCAAAAATACTGAGCAATTTTGAAATCCAGAGTAGTTTTAATAATTCACTCAAAATATCATCGATATAAAGGTTTaacgtaaaattttacaaaataagaaattattCTTATAACTACATTACAGCTAAAAATTTCAAAGACTgacaaacatttttgattatGTCAtaatctactatataaaaataagtcgggttttccttcctgacgctataactccagaacgcacgaaccgatttccacggttttggattcgttggaaaggtctcgagctccgcgaggtttatagcaaagaaaattcaggaaaaaattcaacagaaaggcgaaaaaacagagaaaatcatttttctcatacagcgccatctctgatacatagcatgtactacataccaatatttgtatcgtaattcttttaatatttttatttgacagctactcattgtagatggtgccggtgcgtgatatattgtttgacagagaatttcatgtgaaaaaacggtattgtgttcaaaaaagtaaaaaatataagttattcgtttcctaacattttaattggaaaccaacaaatcaattacgtgtattgtgcagatttttattcgatttcaacagcaggcattttgtctttaaggtggtaagttaaactgtgtaaattatgtggatcgtgcatttgaggttaaattcactactctgtccatagtccaaaatgcctagaggacgacgtgcgaacatcggccgccgcacaagacatgcaagccagcaacaagtgtattcacagaacttaagcgaagtaagacaaaatataataagagaaaatgcccgattaagacagcgcgtgagcacacgaagatcattggcatcatacaatcgcttggcattccaatatgatcccactgcgaactacagtaatgatgaaaatttagatattggaccaatgacgactgtatgccgatattgtaatgcgttaaagtttaaaagagaaacggctggattgtgttgcgcaagtggaaaagtcaaactggatccattacttacaccaccacagccactgaaacaattgttcgatggaagtgatcacgattcctaccattttcttcaacacatccttgaatacaataactgctttcgcatgacttcctttggagctaatatcattcgagaaggcggctttatgccgacttgcaaggtaaaagatacaacacacagaaccaatcactcacactaacaaaatgaattgcaacaataaaaactacatatacaccaaacactacaccatcacacgatcagaagttacaccgtattcttcaacaaatgattgtttgcaattacagatacaaggacaaatatatcatttgcatggttcaatggtgccatcaccggatgagccgcatcaatttctgcaaatatattttatttcgtcgatggtggatcagctgaatgtgcgttgcaatatacagggaacacaacagttaaagagacgaattatagaacagttgcaagcattttttcacgctaataacgctgtggttaatatgttcaaaacagcattggaacaaatgccatcggatacgcacaaatttgtcataagagcggattgtaccccaacaggtgaacacgtgcgaagattcaatgcacccaccgttaatgatgttgctgcaattattgttggcgatccaactaaatcgcgagacattgtcgttcagcgaagaagcaatatcatgcatcgtgtaaacgagacacatcgtttgtacgatgcgttacaatatccaatcatttattggcaagggcaagacgcatacgacatcacgttgaagatggtcgatccaattacaggtaaaatattcacacactaattatattgctattattggtttctattaacaattcatttaattttgcattttcaggtgtatcaacgaataaaaatctaagcgcaatgaattactatgcgtatcgtttgatgattcgtacacatgaggagaatgtcattctgaagtgccgtcggctattccagcaattcgctgtcgacatgtatgtcaaagtcgagaccgaacgtttagcgttcatccgatacaatcaggcaaagctacgatctgaggactatatacacttgcgtgatgctattcattcagatggcgatgttcagaatgttggacgtctgacgattcttccatcatcatatatcggaagcccacgccacatgcacgaatacgctcaagacgctatgacgtacgtgcgaaattatggaactccggatttgtttattacgttcacttgcaatccgaagtggatggaaattgaacgtgagatgg from Anticarsia gemmatalis isolate Benzon Research Colony breed Stoneville strain chromosome 21, ilAntGemm2 primary, whole genome shotgun sequence includes these protein-coding regions:
- the LOC142982356 gene encoding cytochrome c oxidase subunit 5B, mitochondrial-like, which codes for MSWLRPVGCLRRACSRLYGMFSPIDLATGLEKRELLAHLAGNYDPYYILPIKKGQGTKKRPNLIPSANSYRIVACQCHNGANCLNYTCLHLGHPKRCYCGHWFQLYTVSPFVSNTGRCEFRYPTVAPHKFCPWVKNER